In Chitinophaga sp. HK235, a single window of DNA contains:
- a CDS encoding carboxymuconolactone decarboxylase family protein, translating to MKHYTTPEDKQFAKDLLQGAPRQGKAWLDFDHIVLEEPSAIPAKYKEMIAIAVALTTQCPYCLEKHTGKAGMLGVTNEEMAEVIMIAAAVRSGATLGYGLLTMKLFSAGTEIK from the coding sequence ATGAAACATTATACCACACCGGAAGACAAACAGTTTGCCAAAGACCTTTTGCAGGGAGCGCCGCGGCAGGGCAAGGCCTGGCTGGATTTTGATCATATCGTACTGGAGGAACCATCTGCCATTCCCGCCAAATACAAGGAGATGATCGCTATAGCAGTAGCACTGACAACACAGTGCCCTTACTGCCTGGAAAAGCATACCGGCAAGGCCGGTATGCTGGGAGTTACCAATGAAGAAATGGCCGAAGTGATTATGATCGCAGCCGCAGTACGGTCGGGCGCTACACTGGGCTATGGGCTGCTGACCATGAAGTTGTTTTCCGCCGGAACGGAAATCAAATAA
- a CDS encoding bifunctional transcriptional activator/DNA repair enzyme AdaA, which produces MLTNEVMYKALVDKDPVYEGAFIAAVKTTGIFCRPTCTAKKPKLENVEFLTTIKEAVQKGYRPCKVCRPLEKPGETPAFISGILQELEADTGLRFRDEDLVRRGVEPSRIRRWFLKNHGITFHAFQRMSRINAAFKKIQDGATVTDAAFGSGYESLSGFAESFKALIGVSPSHSRDKRIIHVTQLETPLGTMFAGAVEEGVCLLEFADRKILEQELKALKQLLNANIIPGDHPHFAVLRQQLEEYFEGRRKVFSVPLLMPGTEFQQAVWQLLQTVAYGEVRTYKKQATILQRPDAVRAVAHANGMNRISILVPCHRIISEDGSLTGYGGGIWRKQWLLDLEKKYLHG; this is translated from the coding sequence ATGCTCACAAACGAAGTCATGTATAAAGCGCTGGTGGATAAAGATCCTGTTTACGAAGGGGCTTTTATTGCGGCGGTGAAAACAACCGGTATATTCTGTAGACCTACCTGTACCGCCAAAAAGCCTAAGCTGGAAAACGTGGAGTTCCTGACAACCATCAAAGAGGCTGTTCAGAAGGGATACCGCCCCTGCAAGGTGTGCAGGCCCCTGGAAAAGCCGGGAGAAACACCGGCATTCATCAGCGGTATCCTGCAGGAGCTGGAAGCCGATACCGGACTGCGGTTCAGGGATGAAGACCTGGTCAGGAGAGGGGTAGAGCCCAGCAGGATCAGAAGATGGTTTCTGAAAAATCATGGCATCACTTTTCATGCCTTTCAACGGATGTCGCGTATTAATGCGGCTTTTAAGAAGATACAGGATGGTGCCACAGTGACCGATGCGGCCTTTGGCAGCGGCTACGAATCCCTGAGTGGTTTTGCGGAGTCCTTTAAGGCGCTGATAGGGGTGTCGCCTTCCCATAGCCGCGACAAACGTATCATTCATGTCACGCAGCTGGAAACACCGCTAGGGACCATGTTTGCCGGGGCAGTAGAAGAAGGAGTGTGTTTGCTGGAATTCGCAGACCGTAAAATACTGGAGCAGGAACTGAAAGCGCTGAAGCAACTTTTGAATGCCAATATCATCCCTGGTGATCATCCGCATTTTGCCGTACTACGGCAACAGCTGGAGGAATATTTTGAGGGGAGAAGAAAAGTGTTTTCAGTACCCTTGCTGATGCCAGGCACGGAGTTTCAGCAGGCGGTATGGCAACTGCTACAGACAGTGGCTTATGGAGAAGTCCGGACCTATAAAAAACAGGCGACTATCCTGCAGCGTCCGGATGCGGTACGGGCGGTAGCCCATGCCAACGGCATGAACCGTATTTCCATCCTGGTGCCCTGTCACCGCATCATCTCTGAAGATGGCAGCCTGACGGGCTATGGCGGCGGTATCTGGCGCAAACAGTGGCTGCTGGACCTGGAAAAAAAATATCTTCATGGGTGA
- a CDS encoding response regulator transcription factor produces the protein MKVLIIEDEKSMAAEMDAFLKKAYRCDQVTTAGQALEKLEGNEYDFVLLDLGLPDMEGLQLLQKARKLCPEAAYIILTARGQLEDRIKGLDLGADDYLPKPFSLLELQSRMQAIARRKFGLQDVLVPLGDFQVDLQKRNIYFEKTEIALSRKEFDLLSYMLLHKNRPLTRLQLSTHIWGDFADDEYDSNYIDVHIKNIRRKLSTHSAVDWLQTIRHVGYKIKI, from the coding sequence ATGAAAGTACTGATCATAGAAGATGAAAAGTCCATGGCCGCAGAGATGGACGCCTTCCTGAAAAAGGCATACCGTTGCGACCAGGTAACAACAGCCGGCCAGGCACTCGAAAAGCTCGAAGGCAACGAGTATGACTTCGTATTGCTGGACCTGGGACTACCCGACATGGAGGGCCTGCAGCTGCTGCAGAAAGCCCGGAAACTATGTCCGGAAGCTGCTTACATCATCTTAACAGCCCGCGGCCAGCTGGAAGACCGGATCAAAGGCCTGGACCTGGGCGCAGATGACTACCTGCCCAAACCATTTTCCCTGCTGGAACTGCAATCCAGAATGCAGGCAATCGCCAGAAGAAAATTCGGACTGCAGGATGTGCTCGTTCCGCTCGGAGATTTTCAGGTGGATCTGCAGAAAAGAAACATCTACTTCGAAAAAACAGAAATAGCACTGTCCAGAAAGGAGTTTGACCTGCTAAGCTATATGCTCCTGCATAAAAACAGGCCACTCACCCGCCTGCAGCTCAGCACCCACATCTGGGGCGATTTTGCAGATGATGAATACGATTCAAATTATATCGACGTACATATCAAAAACATCCGGAGAAAATTATCCACTCACAGTGCTGTAGACTGGTTGCAGACGATACGACATGTTGGTTATAAAATAAAGATCTGA
- a CDS encoding Crp/Fnr family transcriptional regulator gives MLIPYLEPMKYQEAEIVQLLTTAFQDETVHNAYYEAAQEKAFKKGDLLLEQGQICRYSYEILSGSVRGYYLKDGREVTTAFCFAGDPVLSLESATRQTPSPETFEVLEDAVIEVVSIEKLLQLRRRFPVFEKVWTLSMEAYAIWLEERLASLQFATAKERYDQLVDRYPEIVRKAQLKHIASYLGITLETLSRIRAR, from the coding sequence ATGCTTATCCCTTATCTTGAACCCATGAAATACCAGGAAGCAGAAATTGTGCAATTGCTCACCACGGCCTTTCAGGACGAAACTGTGCATAATGCCTATTATGAAGCGGCTCAGGAGAAGGCGTTTAAAAAAGGAGACCTGTTGCTGGAACAGGGACAGATATGCCGTTACAGTTATGAAATCCTGTCTGGCTCAGTGAGGGGATATTACCTGAAAGACGGACGGGAAGTGACTACTGCCTTTTGTTTTGCGGGAGACCCGGTTTTGTCGCTGGAAAGCGCTACCCGGCAGACACCCAGCCCGGAAACGTTTGAAGTGCTGGAAGATGCTGTGATAGAAGTGGTGTCTATAGAGAAACTGTTGCAGCTGCGCCGACGTTTTCCGGTGTTTGAAAAAGTATGGACACTGAGTATGGAAGCTTACGCCATCTGGCTGGAAGAGAGATTGGCCAGCCTGCAGTTTGCTACAGCTAAAGAGCGGTATGATCAGCTGGTGGACAGATATCCGGAGATCGTCCGTAAGGCGCAGCTGAAACACATCGCTTCCTACCTGGGTATTACGCTGGAAACACTCAGCCGGATCAGGGCCCGCTGA
- a CDS encoding sensor histidine kinase KdpD yields MKLFTKLTLFITLSKMAVAVLFVLLLPLLVEDIAYKYNDFYLREQKKKVLQVIHQNGIEAYLQGEDTYGSYTMLKEEYISLEPAGASHMPDTIATLQRVVEGDTLTYRVLSHILQANNRNFMLEVGKKTATISQYNRPLQRVALYVLGGLIIITILIDLVFTRLLLKPLGVIIQTRLINRRFPFKEHAPPIQTTTADFRYLDDSLVELMARINDAFEKEREFTSNASHELMTPVSILQTKMENLLVEKENDDELQKKIMGMMKTLNRLKKIVHSLLLISRIENDQFPKNDDISPHILVAEVMEELEHRLEEKQLRYAARITPDLILHGLNHDLIFQLVYNLLHNAIKYNRPNGSITVQDELQSGTYRLIIADTGIGINPQEINTIFRRFRKIQRGNTEGYGLGLSIAHTIARYHNIHISVEAGIDRGSIFILHFPLS; encoded by the coding sequence GTGAAACTCTTTACCAAACTGACACTTTTTATTACACTGTCTAAAATGGCGGTAGCAGTTCTGTTTGTACTGCTGTTGCCGTTACTGGTAGAAGACATCGCTTATAAATACAATGATTTTTATCTCCGGGAGCAGAAGAAAAAAGTATTGCAGGTCATCCACCAGAATGGCATCGAAGCTTATCTGCAGGGAGAAGATACCTACGGCAGCTATACCATGCTCAAAGAGGAATATATATCCCTGGAACCTGCCGGTGCTTCCCATATGCCCGACACCATTGCCACACTGCAGAGAGTAGTGGAAGGAGATACACTTACCTATCGAGTACTGAGTCATATCCTGCAGGCCAACAACCGTAACTTTATGCTGGAAGTGGGTAAAAAAACAGCTACCATCAGCCAGTATAACCGTCCATTACAACGCGTGGCACTATATGTACTGGGAGGCCTCATCATCATCACCATCCTCATTGACCTTGTTTTCACCAGACTGTTGCTGAAACCACTGGGGGTAATTATACAAACCCGTTTAATCAACAGACGGTTTCCCTTTAAAGAGCATGCCCCTCCCATCCAAACCACTACCGCCGACTTCAGATACCTGGACGATTCCCTGGTAGAACTGATGGCCAGAATTAATGACGCCTTTGAAAAAGAGCGGGAATTTACTTCCAACGCCTCTCATGAACTGATGACACCTGTCAGCATACTCCAGACCAAAATGGAAAACCTTCTGGTCGAAAAAGAAAACGATGACGAGCTGCAGAAAAAAATCATGGGCATGATGAAGACTTTAAATCGCCTGAAAAAAATAGTTCATTCCCTGCTGCTCATATCCCGTATTGAAAATGATCAGTTCCCCAAAAATGATGATATATCACCCCATATACTGGTAGCAGAAGTGATGGAAGAACTGGAACATCGGCTGGAAGAAAAACAATTGCGTTATGCTGCCCGTATCACCCCCGATCTGATACTACACGGACTTAATCACGACCTTATCTTCCAACTGGTGTATAACCTGTTGCATAATGCCATCAAATATAACCGGCCCAACGGCAGTATTACTGTACAGGATGAATTACAGTCCGGCACCTATCGCCTGATCATTGCTGATACCGGTATCGGCATAAATCCACAGGAGATCAACACCATCTTCCGCCGCTTCCGGAAAATACAACGGGGCAATACCGAAGGCTATGGACTTGGATTATCTATTGCCCATACCATTGCCCGGTATCACAACATTCATATTAGCGTGGAAGCAGGCATAGATAGAGGAAGCATCTTTATACTGCATTTCCCGCTATCATGA
- a CDS encoding transcriptional regulator — MYNELDPVLNTPVRLAIVSVLVKLKQADFGHLMEVTKTTQGNLSHQIKKLSEAEYIEVIKTFKGNYPHTICKLTPKGRKAFEKYVEDIKKYLHL; from the coding sequence ATGTATAATGAGTTAGATCCTGTTTTAAACACTCCTGTGCGGCTGGCCATTGTATCTGTGCTGGTGAAGTTAAAACAGGCAGATTTTGGCCATCTGATGGAGGTGACAAAAACAACACAGGGAAACCTGAGCCATCAGATAAAGAAACTGAGTGAGGCAGAATATATAGAAGTGATCAAAACATTCAAGGGCAATTATCCGCATACCATTTGCAAACTAACCCCCAAGGGGAGAAAAGCCTTCGAAAAATACGTGGAAGACATCAAAAAATACCTGCACCTGTAA
- a CDS encoding NAD(P)H-dependent oxidoreductase yields MKKILIINGHPDAESYNYALHNAYKTSALEAGAEVSEIMLGQLQFDPNLRYGYRKRSELEPDLLDAWKKIKSAEHIVWIFPLWWGYLPALTKGFIDRLFLPGFAFANKENSMMIEKKLRGKTARIICTMDTPIWYHYLFYRNTGMRAFRSQTLSFCGIKTIGTTYISPVKYFKDNQKEKALQKVAALGRRLR; encoded by the coding sequence ATGAAAAAGATATTAATCATCAACGGGCATCCCGATGCGGAAAGTTATAACTATGCCCTGCACAATGCTTATAAAACAAGTGCGCTGGAAGCTGGTGCCGAGGTATCAGAAATTATGCTGGGCCAGCTGCAGTTTGATCCCAATCTGCGTTACGGCTACCGTAAACGCTCTGAACTGGAGCCTGACCTGCTGGATGCCTGGAAAAAAATAAAATCAGCCGAACATATTGTGTGGATATTCCCCTTGTGGTGGGGCTATCTGCCTGCTCTCACCAAAGGGTTTATTGACCGGCTTTTCCTGCCGGGGTTTGCATTCGCGAATAAGGAAAACAGCATGATGATAGAAAAGAAACTGCGTGGTAAAACTGCCCGTATCATTTGTACAATGGACACTCCCATCTGGTATCATTACCTGTTTTACCGGAATACAGGCATGCGCGCTTTCCGTAGCCAGACCTTAAGTTTCTGTGGCATTAAAACTATAGGGACCACCTATATATCCCCGGTAAAATATTTTAAGGACAACCAGAAAGAAAAGGCTTTGCAGAAAGTAGCTGCCCTGGGACGGCGCTTGCGCTAA
- a CDS encoding DUF418 domain-containing protein, which produces MQLSVPAIPVQAGRIDSLDAIRGVALGGVLLVNMGLFSFPALYLDPLQYWSGNWNKGVALFISFIGEGKFVSMFSFLFGLGFTLFLRSAEKKGLPPVTLFLRRLLVLLGIGMIHAHFIWFGDVLCFYSVFGAILLLFRNKSPETLLIWALGLLVIPVVLFVLAGMIIGPGFFEEASYAKVGYTALDIYRSGSFRQLWAQNAVDLTTTRIGYLMEGPVIFAMFLLGAYSGKRQLFRHPDVHMAFFRKVQLWGAIIGWPVAVATLLYTPPGPGDAMFNYLQVASTYIAGPAIGIFYIATLARLLQSPRWQEWMRPFQAAGKMAATNYLMQSVCCVFIYYSFGGGLYGYAGPATIFLIWLLLFSIQLVISSWWMSHFRFGPVEWIWRRLTYGKWYAEK; this is translated from the coding sequence ATGCAGTTATCAGTTCCCGCCATTCCGGTACAAGCCGGCCGCATCGATTCACTGGACGCTATCAGAGGGGTAGCGCTAGGAGGTGTGCTGCTGGTAAATATGGGGCTTTTTTCCTTCCCGGCACTTTACCTCGATCCATTGCAGTATTGGTCTGGCAACTGGAACAAGGGAGTGGCGCTTTTTATCAGCTTTATCGGAGAAGGAAAATTTGTTTCCATGTTTTCTTTCCTGTTTGGCCTGGGTTTTACGCTCTTCCTGCGCAGCGCTGAAAAGAAAGGACTTCCGCCGGTAACCCTGTTTTTACGCCGCCTGCTGGTATTGCTGGGGATAGGGATGATACATGCTCATTTTATCTGGTTTGGCGATGTGTTGTGTTTTTACAGTGTGTTCGGGGCCATATTGCTGCTTTTCAGGAATAAGTCTCCGGAGACCTTGCTGATCTGGGCTTTGGGATTGCTGGTGATACCTGTTGTGTTATTTGTACTGGCAGGCATGATCATAGGACCCGGTTTTTTTGAAGAAGCGTCCTATGCAAAAGTGGGGTATACTGCCCTTGATATATACCGCTCCGGCTCCTTCCGCCAGCTGTGGGCACAGAATGCAGTAGACCTGACAACCACCCGTATCGGTTATCTGATGGAGGGCCCGGTAATATTTGCTATGTTCCTGCTGGGTGCGTATAGCGGGAAAAGGCAGCTTTTCCGTCATCCGGACGTACACATGGCTTTTTTCAGAAAAGTACAGCTCTGGGGTGCTATTATCGGATGGCCCGTGGCGGTGGCAACGCTATTGTATACTCCGCCAGGCCCGGGTGATGCTATGTTCAACTATTTACAGGTGGCCAGCACCTATATTGCCGGCCCGGCTATCGGTATCTTTTACATTGCCACCCTGGCCCGCCTGCTGCAATCCCCCCGCTGGCAGGAGTGGATGCGTCCTTTCCAGGCTGCCGGCAAAATGGCGGCTACCAATTACCTGATGCAGTCGGTTTGCTGTGTGTTTATCTACTACAGTTTTGGCGGCGGCCTCTATGGTTATGCCGGCCCGGCCACCATTTTCCTGATATGGCTGCTGTTGTTTTCGATACAGCTGGTGATCAGCTCCTGGTGGATGTCTCATTTTCGTTTTGGCCCGGTTGAATGGATATGGCGGAGATTGACCTATGGTAAATGGTATGCTGAGAAATAA
- a CDS encoding SRPBCC domain-containing protein: MNTHLISATTLVQAPIETVWACWTDPGHIKNWNNPSDDWHTPHAENDVRPGGKFLFVMKAKDGSEGFNFEGVYNEVIRYEKLSYTTTDSRKTTDLFETADNGIKITELFEPDANMPVEAQQKFCAGVLNTFKRYVEQL, encoded by the coding sequence ATGAACACACATTTAATTTCCGCAACAACACTGGTACAAGCACCGATCGAAACAGTATGGGCCTGCTGGACAGATCCCGGACACATCAAAAACTGGAACAATCCATCTGATGACTGGCACACACCACATGCAGAGAACGATGTTCGTCCTGGTGGCAAATTCCTTTTTGTGATGAAGGCAAAAGATGGCAGCGAGGGCTTCAACTTTGAAGGAGTCTACAATGAAGTAATCCGGTACGAGAAACTAAGCTATACCACTACTGATAGCAGAAAAACAACTGACTTGTTTGAAACCGCTGATAATGGCATAAAAATCACAGAGCTCTTTGAGCCGGATGCCAACATGCCAGTAGAAGCACAACAAAAATTCTGTGCAGGCGTATTAAACACTTTTAAAAGATACGTAGAACAATTATAA
- a CDS encoding glyoxalase/bleomycin resistance/extradiol dioxygenase family protein — translation MNIPAGHQAIMPYLMLENANGFLTFTQQVFQATVSHLQLHDDNKTIRHAEIQISGSTIMTSEAREEWKAEPGNLFVYVEDADSSY, via the coding sequence ATGAACATCCCTGCAGGACATCAGGCTATAATGCCTTATCTGATGCTTGAAAATGCCAATGGCTTTCTAACCTTTACCCAACAGGTATTCCAGGCAACTGTCAGCCATCTTCAGTTGCATGATGACAACAAAACCATCAGGCATGCAGAAATACAGATCAGCGGCAGCACGATTATGACCAGTGAAGCCCGGGAAGAATGGAAGGCAGAGCCAGGCAATCTTTTTGTTTATGTGGAAGATGCTGACAGCAGCTACTAG
- a CDS encoding RNA polymerase sigma factor gives MNTTADDILIEQLKAGDRTASTALYQQYFPMVAIYVQQNSGNQADAEDIFQETLLVLLQQIQKPGFVLSSSLKTFVYAIARNLWCKRLRDNRVFLPGDDAVPEQSCTAELFPEKPATDNINGWLDRITYNCKRILKALFFYQQPMALLARRMGWKNKHTADNQKYKCLQQLRKVATQR, from the coding sequence ATGAACACAACAGCCGACGATATTTTAATAGAACAGTTGAAAGCAGGTGACAGGACCGCTTCAACGGCTTTATATCAACAGTATTTTCCAATGGTGGCCATATATGTGCAGCAAAATAGCGGTAATCAGGCAGATGCTGAGGATATCTTCCAGGAGACCTTACTGGTATTGTTGCAGCAAATACAAAAGCCCGGGTTTGTGTTATCATCTTCCCTGAAAACGTTTGTATACGCCATCGCCAGAAACCTTTGGTGCAAGCGGCTCAGAGACAATCGTGTGTTTTTGCCGGGAGATGATGCCGTCCCTGAACAATCCTGTACCGCAGAACTTTTCCCGGAGAAGCCTGCTACAGACAATATTAATGGTTGGCTGGACCGTATCACCTACAACTGTAAACGTATACTGAAAGCTCTCTTTTTTTATCAGCAGCCGATGGCGCTGCTGGCACGCAGGATGGGCTGGAAGAACAAACATACGGCAGACAACCAGAAATATAAATGCCTGCAGCAGCTAAGAAAAGTTGCAACACAACGGTAA
- a CDS encoding SDR family NAD(P)-dependent oxidoreductase, translated as MKDKVVLITGGTSGLGAATAKAFAAQQARVVFCGRRAEQGRELEAAIRAEKQEATFIQADVTLEQQVEHLVSETVRLYGRIDVAFNNAGANLYTGPLEQMSSEQFTDTVNLHLTGTFHALKYEILAMKQTGGSIINTASTAGVKGVGQGIAAYVAAKHGIIGLTKAAALEQARNQLRINALVVGAIQTEQWLQRVSQPGMFEKIAAAMPTGKIATMEDIIPMITFLASDASAFITGAALAIDGGITAG; from the coding sequence ATGAAAGACAAAGTAGTATTAATCACCGGAGGCACATCAGGACTGGGCGCCGCTACAGCAAAAGCTTTCGCGGCGCAGCAAGCCAGGGTCGTTTTCTGCGGCAGACGTGCCGAACAAGGCAGAGAGCTGGAAGCCGCCATCAGGGCAGAAAAACAGGAAGCCACCTTTATACAGGCAGATGTGACCTTAGAACAGCAGGTGGAACATCTGGTATCAGAAACTGTCCGCCTCTATGGCCGGATAGACGTAGCCTTTAACAATGCAGGCGCCAACCTCTACACAGGCCCCCTCGAGCAGATGAGCAGTGAACAGTTTACTGATACCGTCAACCTGCACCTGACAGGCACCTTCCACGCACTGAAATATGAGATACTAGCCATGAAACAGACCGGCGGCAGTATTATCAATACCGCCAGCACAGCAGGTGTAAAAGGCGTTGGTCAGGGTATAGCGGCCTACGTTGCTGCCAAACATGGCATCATCGGCCTCACCAAAGCAGCCGCACTGGAACAGGCCAGAAACCAGCTACGGATCAACGCGCTGGTAGTCGGCGCTATTCAAACCGAACAGTGGCTGCAGCGGGTATCGCAGCCAGGCATGTTTGAAAAAATAGCCGCCGCCATGCCTACCGGAAAAATAGCAACGATGGAAGACATCATTCCAATGATTACTTTTCTTGCCTCTGATGCCTCCGCATTTATTACCGGTGCCGCACTGGCCATCGACGGTGGCATCACTGCCGGATAA
- a CDS encoding alpha/beta hydrolase fold domain-containing protein, protein MDTSLVPQIQETRKFFDQLGNSYPPNETVTITNELIDNVPCYWFTPPTIDSRDIILYLHGGSYALGSLQSHKAMITHFAASLKRKILFAEYALAPEHPFPQGRNDVTSVYTAIAATHPDVNLFLIGDSAGGGILISSLHDIYNSHVKIPSGIVLISAWLDLSCENESYHTRKDPILTQEEMKIYAGYYGQDRIREADPSQLTFTQLPPVLIMVGTQEVLFDDSLHFYQKMSTIQPQTNLMVFEDQTHVWMLTDIHSAAAINALENIKTFIEK, encoded by the coding sequence ATGGATACATCACTCGTTCCTCAAATACAGGAGACCAGAAAATTTTTCGACCAGCTGGGTAATAGTTATCCTCCGAATGAAACAGTCACCATAACAAATGAATTAATTGATAACGTTCCCTGTTACTGGTTTACGCCACCAACCATCGACAGCCGGGATATTATCCTATACCTTCATGGCGGGTCTTATGCACTGGGCTCCCTTCAGTCGCACAAAGCCATGATCACCCATTTCGCCGCTTCGTTAAAACGGAAAATCCTGTTTGCAGAATATGCACTGGCACCTGAACATCCCTTTCCGCAAGGCAGGAATGACGTCACCAGCGTATATACTGCTATTGCTGCCACCCACCCTGATGTAAACCTGTTCCTTATAGGAGACAGCGCCGGTGGCGGTATTCTGATATCCAGCCTTCACGATATCTACAACAGCCATGTGAAAATTCCTTCCGGCATCGTGCTGATCTCAGCATGGTTGGACCTCAGTTGTGAAAACGAATCCTATCATACAAGGAAAGATCCCATCCTGACACAGGAGGAAATGAAAATATATGCTGGTTATTACGGACAAGATCGTATCCGGGAAGCAGATCCCAGCCAGCTGACGTTTACACAACTCCCACCTGTACTGATCATGGTGGGAACCCAGGAAGTACTGTTTGATGATAGCCTTCACTTTTATCAAAAAATGTCAACCATACAGCCACAAACAAACCTGATGGTATTCGAAGATCAGACACATGTGTGGATGCTCACGGATATCCATTCTGCTGCAGCTATCAACGCGCTGGAAAACATTAAAACATTCATTGAAAAATGA
- a CDS encoding helix-turn-helix domain-containing protein, translating into MKYQTLPPSEKFRDIVRFFWVLESDEPYTHYSMADMCPELLFHYHGCFNEFLKDGRIQSSFTAGVHAQSSFTRKFHIDQGFGLFGVYLYPQAIPLLFDIPASELTNQMPELSGLLKPSGRQLEEKIFHADSHHQRIKIIEEFLETRLSRHYNAQPPVFQAIQTVIRSRGLIRVKQLAQDHFLSERQFERQFLQYAGFSPKLFSRIVRFHAAINQYGPTPPSLTQIALECGYYDQSHFIHDFREFSGEHPKTFFSGRSGATAWMD; encoded by the coding sequence ATGAAATACCAAACCCTTCCCCCATCGGAAAAATTCCGGGACATCGTGCGGTTTTTCTGGGTACTTGAAAGCGACGAGCCTTATACACATTATTCCATGGCCGACATGTGTCCTGAGCTGCTGTTTCACTACCACGGCTGTTTTAATGAATTCCTGAAAGACGGTCGTATTCAATCCTCCTTTACCGCCGGCGTACACGCACAATCGAGCTTCACCCGGAAGTTCCATATTGACCAGGGATTTGGTTTGTTTGGTGTTTATCTTTATCCGCAGGCCATTCCCTTATTGTTTGACATCCCAGCCAGCGAACTTACCAACCAGATGCCCGAACTCTCCGGATTGCTGAAGCCCTCCGGCCGGCAGCTGGAAGAAAAAATCTTTCACGCTGATAGCCACCATCAACGGATAAAAATAATCGAAGAATTCCTGGAAACACGGCTATCCAGGCATTACAATGCGCAGCCACCTGTTTTCCAGGCCATACAAACGGTCATCCGTAGCCGGGGACTCATCAGGGTAAAACAACTGGCACAGGATCATTTTCTTTCGGAAAGGCAGTTCGAAAGACAGTTCCTGCAGTACGCAGGTTTCAGTCCCAAACTGTTTTCAAGGATAGTCCGTTTTCATGCAGCGATCAATCAATATGGCCCTACTCCTCCTTCTCTTACACAGATTGCGCTGGAATGCGGTTATTACGACCAGTCCCATTTCATCCATGATTTCCGGGAGTTTTCAGGAGAACATCCCAAAACTTTTTTCTCCGGACGTTCCGGCGCTACCGCCTGGATGGACTAA
- a CDS encoding Crp/Fnr family transcriptional regulator: MNIRKLSQLSLLNEADFEQLDGLLKPVHLGKQDYFLREGAVCKQLAFIKSGALRSYYVKDNGEEITDCILFEGQIVTAYTSLIMGVPAYEHIQAITDCELLTLEREDLYQLYDNNIRWANTGRVFGEMEFVMMEHRIRSFQQHSSKERYAELVRKHPRMIQQVPLQYLASYLGITPQHLSRLRKSIV, translated from the coding sequence ATGAATATCAGAAAACTATCACAGCTGTCACTGCTGAATGAAGCAGACTTTGAACAGCTGGACGGCCTGTTGAAACCTGTGCACCTCGGAAAACAGGATTACTTCCTCCGCGAGGGTGCTGTTTGCAAACAGCTGGCCTTTATTAAGTCCGGAGCCCTGCGTTCCTATTATGTAAAGGATAATGGAGAAGAGATCACCGACTGTATTCTTTTTGAAGGACAGATCGTAACCGCCTACACCAGCCTCATTATGGGAGTGCCTGCCTATGAACATATACAAGCCATCACCGATTGTGAACTGTTGACCCTCGAGCGGGAAGATCTGTATCAACTGTATGATAACAATATCCGCTGGGCCAATACCGGCAGGGTTTTCGGAGAAATGGAATTTGTGATGATGGAACACCGGATCCGTTCCTTTCAGCAGCATTCATCCAAGGAACGTTATGCTGAGCTGGTCCGGAAACATCCGCGGATGATACAACAGGTGCCCTTACAATACCTGGCATCCTATCTGGGTATTACCCCACAGCATCTCAGCCGCCTGCGCAAAAGCATTGTTTGA